The following proteins come from a genomic window of Sardina pilchardus chromosome 13, fSarPil1.1, whole genome shotgun sequence:
- the LOC134099206 gene encoding vacuolar protein sorting-associated protein 37D-like — MTRTWDLYSNLDRLKLLSIAELQDLLQDEEKIHGIIIASYKFQALEQHKQMMLASNHRLAEVNLSIRPYLNRGKLRLVEMYLELGRVSGDIGRKQNKLVAHQINLKPYIMQTLLRKRVGQTMDQSEKLLKRFMDQRLSAERFVDSYETLRKLYHIRLVKLEKMKDLFKPMRNTEKRPPSSLCCCAWSHQSEVHRLCSCIGSTLTSPNCRYPLTTYLVKTSHLPPLDYHLCHNNQWKPAATSLDPRHPEEEGICGKPSRGG, encoded by the exons ATGACGCGCACTTGGGACTTATACTCGAACTTGGATCGGCTCAAGCTTCTCAGTATTGCAGAGCTACAAGATCTGCTTCAAGATGAAGAGAAGATTCACGGAATCATTATTGCCAGTTATAAG TTCCAGGCACTTGAGCAGCACAAACAGATGATGCTGGCGTCCAACCACAGACTTGCAGAGGTCAATTTATCAATACGGCCTTATCTAAACCGCGGGAAACTACGATTGGTCGAGATGTATCTGGAGCTGGGCAGAGTCAGTGGTGATATTGGACGGAAGCAAAACAAACTAG TGGCACATCAGATTAACTTGAAGCCTTACATAATGCAGACGTTGCTCCGAAAAAGAGTTGGCCAAACCATGGACCAATCAGAG AAACTTCTGAAGAGATTCATGGATCAGAGGTTATCAGCAGAGCGGTTTGTGGACTCCTATGAAACCCTCCGTAAGCTCTACCACATCCGACTCGTGAAGctagaaaaaatgaaagactTATTTAAACCTATGCGGAACACAGAAAAGAGGCCCCCCTCTTCGCTTTGCTGCTGTGCCTGGTCTCACCAATCTGAGGTACACCGCCTTTGCAGCTGCATTGGCTCAACCCTGACCTCACCAAATTGCCGCTATCCCCTCACCACATACCTCGTCAAGACATCGCACCTTCCTCCACTTGACTATCACCTTTGCCATAACAACCAGTGGAAGCCTGCCGCTACTTCTCTGGACCCAAGACATCCAGAGGAAGAGGGGATTTGTGGGAAGCCCTCTAG AGGGGGGTAA
- the LOC134099207 gene encoding olfactory receptor 52K2-like has translation MVVEAEGANVSHTVFVFVGFPETYKHRQWYAAPFLLSYLLLLAGNSLLLYVIRNTESLHSPMYILVSALAVVNILVPTAIIPKMLLGILFDLNEITLAGCVTQMFITHFLSSVESTILLAMALDRYVAICLPLRYVEIVNGALFAKLLVFTLVRSGAVMLTLIGLVLPLSFCNSNVISHCYCDHMALVSLACSNTDKNNAMGLAVIVCFVGVDISLIFFSYVNILYVVLRAAAGEDRWKAFHTCGTHLMVMMSFYLVGSVTFLSHNLHIPIPVDVNTFLGLLYIIFPASVNPVIYGVRTKEIRQAILRMFKVQQLNKVFVLQVSSVKK, from the coding sequence ATGGTCGTGGAAGCTGAAGGAGCCAATGTTTCACACACGGTGTTCGTTTTCGTTGGCTTCCCAGAGACCTACAAGCATAGGCAGTGGTACGCGGCACCCTTCCTCCTGAGTTACCTGCTCCTCCTAGCGGGTAACTCCCTCTTGCTCTACGTCATCCGCAACACCGAGAGCCTCCACAGCCCTATGTACATCCTGGTCTCGGCACTGGCCGTCGTCAACATCTTGGTCCCAACGGCAATCATTCCCAAGATGCTGCTGGGCATTCTCTTTGACCTGAACGAGATCACGCTGGCCGGGTGCGTGACGCAAATGTTCATCACGCACTTCCTGTCGTCCGTGGAGTCCACCATTCTTCTGGCCATGGCGCTGGACCGATACGTGGCCATTTGTCTGCCTCTGCGTTACGTGGAGATCGTCAACGGCGCGCTGTTTGCCAAGCTGCTCGTCTTCACGCTCGTCCGCAGCGGGGCGGTCATGCTGACGCTCATCGGTCTGGTGCTGCCCTTGTCGTTTTGCAACTCGAACGTCATCAGCCACTGTTACTGCGACCACATGGCCCTCGTTAGCCTAGCATGTAGCAACACCGACAAGAACAATGCCATGGGGCTGGCCGTCATCGTGTGCTTCGTAGGCGTCGACATATCGCTCATCTTCTTCTCCTACGTCAACATCTTGTACGTCGTTCTGAGGGCGGCGGCTGGGGAGGACAGGTGGAAAGCCTTTCACACCTGCGGTACTCacctgatggtgatgatgagctTCTACCTGGTGGGCAGCGTGACGTTCCTGTCACACAACCTGCACATCCCCATACCTGTGGACGTCAACACCTTTCTGGGGTTGCTCTACATCATCTTCCCTGCCAGTGTTAACCCCGTCATCTACGGGGTGAGGACTAAAGAAATAAGGCAGGCGATACTGAGAATGTTCAAGGTCCAGCAGCTCAACAAAGTGTTTGTGTTACAAGTTTCATCTGTGAAAAAATGA
- the arrb1 gene encoding beta-arrestin-1 has translation MGDKGTRVFKKASPNGKLTVYLGKRDFVDHVDLVEPVDGVVLIDPEYLKERKVFVTLTCAFRYGREDLDVLGLTFRKDLFVANIQAFPPVAEEKKSLTRLQERLIKKLGEHAYPFTFEIPPNLPCSVTLQPGPEDTGKACGVDFEVKAFCAENVEEKIHKRNSVRLVIRKVQYAPEKPGPQPMAETTRQFLMSDKPLHLEASLDKEIYYHGEPISVNVHVTNNTNKTVKKMKISVRQYADICLFNTAQYKCPVATEESDDIVAPSATFCKVYTLTPFLANNREKRGLALDGKLKHEDTNLASSTLLREGANKEILGIIVSYKVKVKLVVSRGGLLGDLASSDVAVELPFTLMHPKPIEESSYRDAPESDAPIDTNLIEFDTNDDDIIFEDFARQRLIGVKDDKEEEDEGTDSPRLNDR, from the exons GGTGTTCAAGAAAGCAAGTCCCAATGGCAAG cTCACAGTCTACCTTGGGAAGAGGGACTTTGTTGACCATGTGGACCTTGTGGAGCCTGTCG ATGGTGTTGTTCTAATTGATCCAGAGTATttaaaggagaggaaag TGTTCGTCACGTTGACGTGTGCCTTCCGCTACGGCCGCGAGGATCTGGACGTTCTGGGCCTGACGTTCCGTAAGGACCTCTTCGTGGCCAACATCCAGGCGTTCCCGCCGGTGGCCGAGGAGAAGAAAAGTCTCACGCGCCTGCAGGAGCGCCTCATCAAGAAGCTCGGGGAGCATGCGTACCCTTTCACCTTCGAG ATTCCTCCCAACCTGCCCTGCTCAGTCACCCTGCAGCCCGGCCCGGAGGACACGGGGAAG GCCTGTGGGGTGGACTTTGAAGTCAAAGCCTTCTGCGCGGAGAACGTTGAGGAAAAAATCCACAAAAG gAACTCTGTGCGCCTCGTTATCAGGAAGGTCCAGTATGCCCCGGAGAAGCCAGGTCCACAGCCCATGGCCGAGACAACGCGGCAGTTCCTCATGTCCGACAAGCCTCTGCACCTGGAGGCCTCTCTGGATAAAGAG ATTTATTACCACGGCGAGCCCATAAGTGTCAATGTTCATGTcaccaacaacacaaacaagacagtAAAGAAAATGAAGATTTCAG TACGTCAGTATGCAGATATATGCCTGTTCAACACGGCTCAGTACAAGTGCCCAGTCGCAACAGAGGAGTCAGA TGACATAGTTGCCCCAAGTGCCACGTTCTGTAAGGTCTACACCCTCACGCCCTTCCTGGCCAATAACCGCGAGAAGAGAGGCCTGGCACTGGACGGAAAGCTCAAGCACGAGGACACGAACCTGGCCTCCAGCAcgct GTTGAGAGAAGGGGCCAACAAGGAGATCCTGGGAATCATTGTTTCCTACAAAGTCAAAGTGAAGCTGGTGGTGTCGAGAGGCGG TCTTCTGGGAGATCTTGCCTCAAG TGATGTTGCTGTGGAGCTGCCTTTCACGTTAATGCATCCGAAACCGATAGAGGAATCTTCGTACAGAGATG CTCCTGAGAGCGACGCACCCATCGACACCAACCTGATTGAATTCGACACAAA tGACGATGACATCATCTTTGAGGACTTTGCGCGGCAGCGGCTCATCGGGGTGAAGGAcgacaaggaggaggaagacgagggaACAGACTCGCCCCGGCTGAACGACAGATAA